In a genomic window of Gossypium arboreum isolate Shixiya-1 chromosome 7, ASM2569848v2, whole genome shotgun sequence:
- the LOC108477070 gene encoding glycosyltransferase BC10-like, with product MGGIEKHAIQPFSKPFTIHNLVYYAISFTFGLSIGILFSLQLKSSSPRPLVFFQAASNLVSSTSPPVPLPSPRNGIFNSSTGISLKEEYQSVMHDMSDQELLLRASSRVPKIVFMFLTGGPLPLAPLWEIFFEGHQGFYTIYVHSHPRYNQTVPQTSVFHGRRIPSQPVYWGIATMIDAERRLLANALLDPSNQRFVLLSDSCISLFNFTTIYDYLITSTLSFISVYDDPGKDGRGRYNPQISPVINATDWLKGSQWFEMHRDMALHIVSDKTYYSVFKQYCRPPCYNDEHYIATMVNMLYGKLNSNRSITWVDWSSEGAYPRKYGYADINHELLSQIRYGSECIYNGNSTSMCFLFARKFPPSTLKPLMGLLHFEY from the exons ATGGGCGGCATTGAGAAACATGCAATTCAaccattttccaagccatttacAATACATAATCTTGTGTATTATGCTATCTCTTTCACCTTTGGTCTGTCAATTGGTATTCTATTTAGTTTACAGCTTAAAAGCAGCTCCCCACGGCCTCTTGTATTTTTTCAAGCTGCCTCCAATTTGGTCTCTAGTACTTCTCCACCAGTTCCACTACCGTCGCCAAGGAATGGCATTTTCAATTCTAGCACTGGTATTTCATTGAAAGAAGAATATCAATCTGTGATGCACGATATGAGTGACCAAGAGTTGTTACTGAGAGCATCTAGCAGGGTTCCAAAGATAGTTTTCATGTTCTTAACGGGAGGTCCACTTCCCTTGGCTCCATTGTGGGAAATTTTTTTCGAGGGACACCAAGGCTTTTATACAATCTACGTTCACTCACATCCTCGTTACAACCAAACAGTTCCTCAAACTTCCGTCTTCCATGGTCGAAGAATCCCCAGCCAG CCAGTGTATTGGGGAATTGCGACAATGATAGATGCAGAGAGACGACTCCTTGCAAATGCACTACTCGATCCATCCAATCAACGATTCGTTCTTCTATCGGATTCATGCATTTCGTTGTTCAACTTCACCACAATCTATGACTATCTCATCACTTCAACTCTAAGCTTCATAAGTGTATACGATGATCCAGGCAAAGATGGGCGGGGTCGTTACAATCCCCAAATATCACCTGTAATTAATGCCACCGATTGGCTAAAAGGGTCTCAATGGTTCGAAATGCACCGCGACATGGCCTTACACATTGTTTCCGATAAAACATATTATTCGGTTTTCAAACAATACTGTCGGCCACCTTGTTACAATGACGAACACTACATCGCTACAATGGTGAACATGTTGTATGGGAAGCTAAACTCCAATCGAAGCATTACGTGGGTTGATTGGTCCAGTGAAGGGGCTTATCCTAGGAAATATGGATATGCTGATATAAACCATGAGCTTTTGAGTCAAATACGATATGGATCGGAATGTATTTACAATGGGAATTCAACTTCAATGTGTTTCCTATTTGCTAGAAAGTTCCCACCATCTACCTTGAAGCCCTTGATGGGGTTGCTTCATTTTGAGTATTGA